Proteins from a single region of Haloplanus sp. GDY1:
- a CDS encoding chemotaxis protein CheW, which produces MSDGEGTSEPETADDADEAALDDQIEAALSELDAPDVDDAGDAGDAGDAPTDDPGVPAIDGDADDGTEDGSGTDDEETVSVLEFVLGDERYCLDISFIEQIVERGTVTRIPNAPPFVEGVIDLRGDITTVIDPKETLAAEDDDDGDLIVVFDSERMDDEWSVGWAVDGVRRVSTVSLAEVKESPVDEPWINGVVKRDEDGEFVIWTEPGELMRADG; this is translated from the coding sequence ATGAGCGACGGGGAGGGGACGTCGGAACCGGAGACGGCCGACGACGCCGACGAGGCGGCCCTCGACGACCAGATCGAGGCCGCGCTGAGCGAACTCGACGCCCCCGACGTCGACGACGCGGGGGACGCGGGGGACGCGGGGGACGCGCCGACCGACGATCCGGGGGTCCCGGCGATCGACGGCGACGCGGACGACGGGACCGAGGACGGGTCGGGGACGGACGACGAGGAGACCGTCTCGGTCCTGGAGTTCGTCCTCGGCGACGAGCGCTACTGTCTGGACATCTCCTTCATCGAACAGATCGTGGAGCGGGGGACTGTGACGCGGATCCCGAACGCACCCCCCTTCGTCGAGGGGGTGATCGACCTGCGTGGCGACATCACGACGGTCATCGACCCCAAGGAGACGCTGGCGGCCGAGGACGACGACGACGGCGACCTGATCGTCGTCTTCGACTCCGAGCGGATGGACGACGAGTGGAGCGTCGGCTGGGCCGTCGACGGCGTGCGGCGCGTCTCGACCGTCTCACTGGCGGAGGTCAAGGAGTCCCCGGTCGACGAACCGTGGATCAACGGCGTCGTCAAACGCGACGAGGACGGCGAGTTCGTCATCTGGACGGAGCCGGGCGAACTCATGCGGGCGGACGGCTGA
- a CDS encoding efflux RND transporter permease subunit: MPPSIDDVRIDAQRFVDALDAWIVDRPGRVVLLFLLISGLFVVGLGGGGTDSGTDQFTEDVPAEEALQEVTDNFERITFGADTGTTQLIQSGTNVLSKPELLRMLEAQQRLADHPDLQVEGTTSVARSVARTLDPSADSIEDEIRAVERSTPGEIDRAVRATVADDPGLRTLLGDDYNARSASASATIGTVTHRLPGGASDGPGTSGSNPLTAIQLQAEYVVSSVGGDITVFGSGITSEELGNVINDSLGLVIPAALALILLFLIVAYRDPVDLLLGLVALGMTMLWTFGFMGLAGIAFSQLLVAIPPLLLAVGIDFGIHAINRYREEHVGDTSVREAMRVATDQLVVAFFIVTGTTVLGFAANLSSGLSSIRELGIVAAVGIVFTFFVFGVFLPATKVLADRWRERLGVPEFGSAALGSERSLLGRVLPVGVRIARTTPRVFLVVVLVSTAVMGQYGAGVDSRFTQDDFLPPEEPPAYLDYVPEPFRPGDYTVTETTNFLERNFQTGEEDTTTVYVEGSLYRDYALEALWRAGDDPPDSFVTDDGHARETSIVTVIREYADRNPEFAALVERNDRNDNGIPDDDLRTVYAALLDSPARDRALNYLTDDYTSARIVYSVEADATQEAVTEDTRQVADRMRFEATATGGVIVLKAVSDVIGQSAFRSLVIALVAAAGFLVLVYAALEGRPSLGLANVLPIAVTVAALASTMRYLDIPFNVLTGTSLSIAIGLGIDYSAHLLHRFVEEYDVATNVDDALLATVRGTGGALTGSMLTTVSGLGVLWLAISPILGQFGLLIALSVLYSYLSSILVLPTTLVLWDRYVASGAGRDRSLGRDVEGSATD; the protein is encoded by the coding sequence GTGCCCCCGAGCATCGACGACGTTCGGATCGACGCTCAGCGGTTCGTCGACGCCCTCGACGCGTGGATCGTCGACCGCCCCGGCCGGGTCGTCCTCCTCTTTCTCCTGATCTCGGGCCTGTTCGTCGTCGGCCTCGGCGGCGGCGGCACCGACTCCGGGACCGACCAGTTCACAGAGGACGTGCCCGCCGAGGAGGCGCTCCAGGAGGTCACCGACAACTTCGAGCGGATCACCTTCGGGGCCGACACCGGAACGACGCAGCTGATCCAGTCGGGGACGAACGTCCTCTCGAAGCCCGAACTGCTACGGATGCTGGAGGCCCAGCAGCGCCTCGCCGACCACCCCGACCTCCAGGTCGAGGGGACGACGAGCGTCGCCCGGTCGGTCGCGCGGACGCTCGACCCGTCCGCGGACTCCATCGAGGACGAGATCCGGGCGGTGGAGCGGTCGACGCCCGGCGAGATCGACCGGGCGGTGCGGGCCACCGTCGCGGACGACCCCGGCCTCCGGACCCTCCTCGGCGACGACTACAACGCCCGCTCGGCGTCGGCGTCCGCGACCATCGGCACCGTCACTCACCGCCTCCCCGGCGGCGCGAGCGACGGGCCGGGGACGAGCGGATCGAACCCGCTCACCGCCATCCAACTCCAGGCCGAATACGTCGTCTCCTCCGTCGGCGGCGACATCACCGTCTTCGGGAGCGGCATCACGAGCGAGGAACTCGGTAACGTCATCAACGACTCGCTCGGACTCGTCATCCCGGCGGCGCTCGCACTCATCCTGCTCTTCCTGATCGTCGCGTACCGGGACCCGGTCGACCTGCTGCTCGGCCTCGTCGCCCTCGGGATGACGATGCTCTGGACGTTCGGCTTCATGGGGCTGGCGGGCATCGCCTTCTCCCAGTTGCTCGTCGCCATCCCCCCGCTGTTGCTCGCGGTGGGCATCGACTTCGGCATCCACGCCATCAACCGCTACCGCGAGGAACACGTCGGCGACACGAGCGTCCGGGAGGCGATGCGGGTCGCCACGGACCAGCTGGTCGTCGCCTTCTTCATCGTCACCGGAACGACCGTCCTCGGGTTCGCGGCCAACCTCAGCAGCGGGCTGAGTTCGATCCGCGAACTCGGAATCGTCGCCGCCGTCGGCATCGTCTTCACCTTCTTCGTGTTCGGCGTCTTCCTCCCGGCGACGAAGGTGTTGGCCGACCGCTGGCGGGAGCGCCTCGGCGTCCCGGAGTTCGGGTCGGCGGCGCTCGGCTCCGAGCGCTCCCTGCTCGGTCGGGTGCTGCCCGTCGGCGTTCGGATCGCCCGGACGACCCCGCGGGTCTTCCTCGTCGTCGTCCTCGTCTCCACCGCCGTCATGGGGCAGTACGGCGCCGGCGTCGACAGCCGGTTCACGCAGGACGACTTCCTGCCGCCCGAGGAGCCGCCGGCGTATCTCGACTACGTGCCCGAACCGTTCCGCCCCGGCGACTACACCGTCACCGAGACGACGAACTTCCTCGAACGCAACTTCCAGACCGGGGAGGAGGACACCACGACCGTCTACGTCGAGGGGTCGCTGTACCGGGATTACGCCCTCGAAGCGCTCTGGCGGGCGGGCGACGACCCGCCCGACAGCTTCGTCACGGACGACGGTCACGCACGCGAGACGAGCATCGTGACCGTCATCCGCGAGTACGCCGACAGAAACCCCGAGTTCGCGGCGCTCGTCGAGCGCAACGACCGGAACGACAACGGCATCCCGGACGACGACCTGCGGACCGTCTACGCCGCCCTGCTCGACTCGCCGGCGCGTGACCGCGCGCTGAACTATCTCACCGACGACTACACGAGCGCGCGGATCGTCTACTCCGTCGAGGCGGACGCGACGCAGGAGGCGGTCACCGAGGACACCAGACAGGTGGCCGACCGGATGCGCTTCGAGGCGACGGCCACCGGTGGCGTCATCGTCCTGAAGGCGGTGTCGGACGTGATCGGTCAGTCCGCGTTCCGGAGCCTGGTCATCGCGCTCGTCGCTGCGGCCGGGTTCCTCGTGCTGGTGTACGCGGCCCTGGAGGGTCGGCCGTCGCTGGGGCTGGCGAACGTCCTCCCCATCGCCGTGACCGTGGCGGCGCTGGCCTCGACGATGCGCTATCTCGACATCCCGTTCAACGTCCTCACGGGGACGAGCCTCTCCATCGCCATCGGCCTCGGCATCGACTACTCGGCGCACCTCCTCCATCGCTTCGTCGAGGAGTACGACGTCGCGACGAACGTCGACGACGCCCTCCTCGCCACCGTGCGGGGGACCGGCGGTGCCCTCACCGGGAGCATGCTGACGACCGTCTCGGGGCTCGGCGTGCTCTGGCTCGCCATCTCGCCCATCCTCGGCCAGTTCGGCCTCCTGATCGCGTTGAGCGTGCTCTACTCGTACCTCTCGTCGATCCTCGTCCTGCCGACGACGCTCGTCCTCTGGGACCGGTACGTCGCGTCGGGAGCGGGCCGGGACCGCTCGCTCGGCCGCGACGTCGAGGGGTCGGCGACCGACTGA
- a CDS encoding COG1361 S-layer family protein, whose protein sequence is MQATHRNLLLAALVVVGAVAATGVAAGQSSSGTVIGRPDIDVFTSTTEVEPGTRTELDLVLSNDGRLSRGGPAQYEDRVTTARGVSIDVEDGETPFEINTGRVAVGDVPRGTTTADPVSITVPEDVEPGRYRVPVTVSYAYTVSVEYSAVGSPQYNDLTRETTTYVTLRVRDQPQFEVVDTEATAQIGDTGTLSVELRNDGTRPAGDASVVLTSPTDELTFGSGSESSTGYVGAWEPGTNETVEYTVSFADDAALRNYSLTASVEYEDTDGIARTSNPMAVGLHPEREQAFALRDADATLRVGEEGTFSGTVVNRGPDTARGPVVEFRSTNPNVNVESHEYALETLAPDESGEFEFDVAISDGASATTQQFNVSVRYRNDRGDVRRSDALEHRVVVAPPRDRFDVEAVNRTVVAGETTTLDIRVTNRGDEPLRDIEAKAFVQSPLASGDDEAIVPALDPGETATITVGLSTSANALEKRYPVSLDFQYELPDGDTQVSGSYRMPVTVERRQSGGLPFLPITVGAVAVVGLGLLVRYRRGEDGSD, encoded by the coding sequence ATGCAAGCCACACACCGGAACCTCCTCCTCGCCGCCCTCGTCGTCGTCGGGGCCGTCGCCGCCACCGGCGTCGCCGCCGGGCAGTCCTCCTCCGGCACCGTCATCGGACGGCCGGACATCGACGTGTTCACCTCGACGACCGAAGTCGAACCGGGCACGCGAACCGAACTCGACCTCGTCCTCTCGAACGACGGCCGATTGAGCCGCGGCGGCCCGGCCCAGTACGAGGACCGCGTCACCACCGCCCGCGGCGTGTCCATCGACGTCGAAGACGGGGAGACGCCCTTCGAGATCAACACCGGACGCGTCGCCGTCGGCGACGTCCCCCGCGGCACCACGACGGCCGACCCCGTCTCCATTACCGTCCCCGAGGACGTCGAGCCGGGTCGGTATCGAGTCCCCGTCACCGTCTCCTACGCCTACACGGTGAGCGTCGAGTACAGCGCCGTCGGCTCCCCCCAGTACAACGACCTCACCCGCGAGACGACGACGTACGTCACCCTCCGGGTCCGCGATCAGCCGCAGTTCGAGGTGGTGGACACCGAGGCGACGGCACAGATCGGTGACACCGGCACGCTCTCGGTCGAACTCCGCAACGACGGGACGCGACCGGCCGGCGACGCGAGCGTCGTCCTGACGTCGCCGACGGACGAACTCACCTTCGGTAGCGGCTCCGAGTCCTCCACTGGATACGTCGGCGCCTGGGAGCCCGGCACGAACGAGACGGTCGAGTACACCGTCTCCTTCGCCGACGACGCGGCGCTCCGGAACTACAGCCTGACCGCGTCCGTCGAGTACGAGGACACGGACGGCATCGCCCGCACCTCGAACCCGATGGCGGTCGGCCTCCACCCCGAACGCGAACAGGCCTTCGCGCTCCGCGACGCGGACGCCACCCTCCGGGTCGGCGAGGAGGGGACCTTCTCCGGCACCGTCGTCAACCGCGGCCCCGACACGGCCCGAGGGCCGGTAGTCGAGTTCCGGTCGACCAACCCGAACGTCAACGTCGAGTCACACGAGTACGCCCTCGAAACGCTCGCCCCCGACGAGTCCGGGGAATTCGAGTTCGACGTCGCGATCAGCGACGGCGCGAGCGCCACCACCCAGCAGTTCAACGTCTCCGTCCGGTACCGCAACGACCGCGGCGACGTCCGCCGGAGCGACGCGCTCGAACACCGGGTGGTCGTCGCCCCGCCGCGCGACCGGTTCGACGTCGAGGCGGTCAACCGCACCGTCGTCGCGGGGGAAACGACGACGCTCGACATCCGGGTGACCAACCGTGGCGACGAACCCCTGCGCGACATCGAGGCCAAGGCGTTCGTCCAGTCGCCGCTCGCCAGCGGCGACGACGAGGCCATCGTCCCGGCGCTCGACCCCGGCGAGACGGCCACCATCACCGTCGGCCTGAGCACGAGCGCGAACGCCCTCGAGAAGCGATACCCCGTCTCGCTCGACTTCCAGTACGAACTCCCGGACGGCGACACGCAGGTATCCGGCTCCTACCGGATGCCGGTGACGGTCGAGCGCCGGCAGAGCGGAGGCCTTCCCTTCCTGCCGATCACCGTCGGCGCCGTCGCCGTCGTCGGCCTGGGGCTGCTGGTTCGATACCGACGGGGCGAGGACGGGAGCGACTGA
- a CDS encoding TetR/AcrR family transcriptional regulator: MAFEPPFDAAPADTRAAIMRATYEALIEHGYENLTIQRIGDEFPKSKSLIYQHYDGKDEVLVALLEFLLDHLKSQMPQPTTEDADDCLRTVLDFVLAPDRDAERAELTDVMVELRGQSPHNRVFREYFSANDRTFRRDLAAIVDRGIDEGVYRPVDPDVVAEFVLTVMSGATVRRATTDEAVDVADVRRELDAYLEARVLR, encoded by the coding sequence GTGGCGTTCGAACCCCCATTCGACGCCGCCCCGGCGGACACGCGGGCGGCCATCATGCGCGCGACCTACGAGGCGCTGATCGAACACGGGTACGAGAACCTGACGATCCAGCGGATCGGCGACGAGTTCCCCAAGAGCAAGTCGCTCATCTACCAACATTACGACGGCAAGGACGAGGTGCTGGTGGCGCTGCTGGAGTTCCTGCTCGATCACCTCAAATCACAGATGCCCCAGCCGACGACCGAGGACGCCGACGACTGCCTGCGGACCGTCCTCGATTTCGTGCTGGCCCCCGACCGCGACGCCGAGCGCGCCGAACTCACCGACGTGATGGTCGAACTCCGGGGGCAGTCCCCTCACAACCGCGTGTTCCGGGAGTACTTCTCGGCCAACGACCGCACGTTCCGACGGGACCTCGCGGCCATCGTCGACCGCGGCATCGACGAGGGCGTCTACCGGCCGGTCGACCCCGACGTGGTCGCCGAGTTCGTCCTCACGGTCATGAGCGGCGCGACGGTCCGGCGGGCGACGACCGACGAAGCGGTCGACGTCGCCGACGTCCGGCGGGAACTGGACGCGTACCTCGAGGCGCGCGTGCTGCGGTGA
- a CDS encoding HalOD1 output domain-containing protein, with product MSATSDESVRMGSTPHRAEIDWDRREPVSFTVQAALGDVENCDPVDLDPLADYVDPDALEAFFRGTPAELSERSLTFEYEDHTVHVDGAGQVVVE from the coding sequence ATGTCCGCGACGAGCGACGAAAGTGTACGGATGGGGTCGACCCCTCACCGCGCGGAGATCGACTGGGATCGACGCGAGCCGGTGAGTTTCACCGTGCAGGCCGCCCTCGGTGACGTCGAAAACTGTGACCCGGTCGACCTCGATCCGCTCGCGGATTACGTCGATCCGGACGCGCTGGAGGCCTTCTTCAGGGGCACTCCCGCCGAACTGTCGGAGCGAAGCCTCACGTTCGAGTACGAGGACCACACCGTCCACGTCGACGGCGCCGGCCAGGTCGTCGTCGAGTAG